A single region of the Myxococcales bacterium genome encodes:
- a CDS encoding DnaJ domain-containing protein: MTSDAKSSGGVPKRIADVQTAKLDLSVQELYLLSVIDGVLDASALAAHTGLHVSSVISMLSRLEAHGVIRWTIAPNVEATDRKAGSPRSSKAITPDEDEVDLDADRRRQINEMLIRLDAESYYALFGLKGDAERSAIRAAYFKLSKLYHPDSMFGKRLGRYQSKMEKIFAHLSQGYEVLGKPESRAEYDRYLKVRANADAARVMLDSVDAELEGDAGSGNLGEAPATPPSEAPPSPKNPERRRQLAAKRIMRTMGRSLPPASPADLHSQREKAHKLAKAVMSSISSGSSVRSGIGKATQFLRAAKDAEDRGELPAAMNALRLAKALAPANADIEMEYKRVRGVVLEQLVGDYIMQARYEETLKMWRAAADSWAKVAEAKPEDAFTHRRVAVLLLESNTDTRRAHKYAKRAVELKPEDPDSHLVLAKVLLEQGLKRNAQRQLEEGLAVSPQHDGLKELLKEVKQAGPNQ, encoded by the coding sequence ATGACATCCGATGCGAAGTCATCCGGGGGTGTGCCTAAACGCATCGCCGACGTCCAGACCGCCAAGTTGGATTTAAGCGTGCAAGAGTTATACCTTCTTTCGGTGATTGACGGCGTACTCGATGCATCTGCGCTGGCCGCTCACACGGGGCTTCACGTATCGTCGGTCATTTCCATGCTGAGCCGGCTTGAAGCGCATGGTGTCATAAGATGGACCATAGCCCCAAACGTTGAAGCCACCGATCGCAAAGCTGGATCGCCGCGCTCGTCAAAGGCGATCACGCCTGACGAAGACGAAGTGGATCTCGATGCGGACCGTCGTCGACAGATAAATGAAATGCTGATCCGGCTGGATGCGGAGTCCTACTATGCATTGTTTGGCCTCAAAGGAGATGCGGAACGCAGTGCGATCCGCGCTGCGTACTTTAAGCTCTCGAAACTTTATCATCCGGACTCGATGTTTGGGAAGAGGCTGGGTCGCTATCAGAGCAAAATGGAAAAAATCTTTGCCCACTTGAGCCAAGGATACGAGGTCCTCGGCAAGCCGGAGAGCCGGGCGGAGTACGATCGGTATCTGAAAGTGCGTGCCAACGCGGACGCTGCGCGGGTAATGTTGGACTCCGTAGATGCTGAGTTGGAGGGTGATGCTGGAAGCGGAAACCTGGGGGAAGCACCCGCGACGCCTCCGAGTGAGGCACCTCCATCGCCCAAGAATCCCGAGCGGCGTCGGCAACTCGCGGCCAAACGCATCATGAGAACCATGGGACGGTCTTTGCCCCCCGCCTCACCAGCTGATCTCCATTCACAGAGAGAAAAAGCCCATAAGCTCGCCAAGGCGGTGATGTCATCGATTTCGAGCGGCTCCTCGGTGCGTTCGGGCATCGGGAAAGCCACCCAGTTTTTAAGGGCAGCGAAGGATGCTGAGGATCGTGGAGAGTTGCCTGCGGCAATGAATGCCTTACGTCTTGCCAAGGCCCTTGCGCCTGCGAATGCGGATATCGAGATGGAATACAAACGGGTTCGGGGCGTGGTGCTCGAACAATTGGTCGGCGATTACATCATGCAAGCGCGCTACGAGGAAACGCTGAAAATGTGGCGTGCCGCAGCCGACTCATGGGCCAAGGTCGCCGAGGCAAAGCCCGAAGATGCCTTCACCCATCGGAGGGTGGCAGTGTTGCTTTTAGAGTCAAATACGGATACCCGTCGCGCGCACAAATATGCGAAACGCGCAGTGGAACTCAAACCTGAAGATCCGGACAGCCATCTCGTTTTGGCCAAGGTGCTCTTGGAGCAGGGGCTGAAACGCAATGCGCAGCGCCAACTGGAGGAAGGTCTTGCCGTTTCACCTCAGCACGATGGACTCAAGGAGCTATTAAAGGAAGTCAAACAGGCAGGCCCCAATCAATAG
- the argB gene encoding acetylglutamate kinase, whose amino-acid sequence MQELIQKASILHEALPYIRRFRGQTFVIKYGGHAMVDSALRDSFARDVLLLKFVGINPVVVHGGGPQIDETLASMGVVSERIDGLRVTDERTMGVVEMVLGGKTNQEIVSLVCSHGGRAVGLTGKDDAFMVAEKVDRMRTKKGKWLDPGRVGVVKHIRPALVEQLVSGGFIPVIAPVAVDEHGVALNVNADIVAGKLAEALNAEKLVLLTDIEGVCDAAGGLLRSLTAKEAKALRQQGVIAGGMIPKVQCALDALQHGVRTAHIVDGRMQHAVLLEIFTDRGIGTEIRERARS is encoded by the coding sequence GTGCAAGAATTGATTCAAAAAGCCTCCATTTTACACGAAGCGCTGCCCTATATTCGGCGTTTTCGGGGGCAGACTTTTGTGATCAAGTACGGCGGGCACGCCATGGTCGACTCAGCGCTCCGTGATAGTTTCGCCCGTGACGTCCTGCTGTTGAAGTTTGTGGGCATCAACCCGGTGGTCGTCCATGGTGGTGGACCGCAAATCGATGAGACCCTCGCATCCATGGGCGTCGTCTCAGAACGCATCGATGGGTTAAGGGTGACAGACGAGAGAACGATGGGCGTTGTCGAAATGGTGCTTGGGGGTAAGACCAATCAGGAAATTGTGTCGCTGGTCTGTTCACATGGCGGTCGCGCAGTCGGCCTCACCGGCAAAGACGACGCGTTTATGGTCGCTGAAAAAGTGGACCGGATGCGGACAAAAAAGGGTAAGTGGCTGGATCCGGGGCGGGTAGGCGTGGTCAAACATATTCGGCCAGCCCTTGTAGAGCAGCTCGTGTCTGGCGGCTTTATCCCTGTGATCGCACCGGTGGCGGTGGACGAGCACGGTGTCGCGCTCAACGTGAATGCCGACATCGTGGCAGGCAAGCTCGCTGAGGCTCTTAACGCTGAAAAGCTCGTCCTCTTAACAGATATCGAAGGCGTCTGCGATGCCGCGGGAGGGCTGCTGAGGTCGTTGACCGCCAAGGAGGCCAAAGCGCTCAGGCAACAGGGGGTCATCGCCGGTGGTATGATTCCCAAGGTGCAGTGCGCCTTGGATGCTTTGCAGCATGGGGTTCGCACCGCGCATATTGTTGATGGACGAATGCAGCACGCAGTTCTCCTAGAGATCTTTACGGACAGAGGTATCGGAACCGAGATACGTGAAAGGGCCCGGAGTTGA
- a CDS encoding sodium:alanine symporter family protein: MNEFREFLHLAARVLGSESYFPFLLLGTGLFFTIYLGLPQFRYFAHALRVVSGHYTKPGEEGDTTHFQALSTALSGTVGTGNIAGVGFAIYLGGPAALFWMWATAFLGMATKFVEVTLSHKYRVKADDGSMAGGPMFYMERKLKLKWLAVLFAAATVISSFGTGSLPQINSIAMAMHTTFGVSRITTGAVLSLVLLIVVVGGIRRIAHFAEAVVPLMALVYIVGALAVILPNLHNLWPSFLSVWSGAFSGTAITGGFLGASFSFAFSQGCQRGLYSNEAGQGSAPIAHASAKGESPVSEGMVSLLEPFIDTLLICTLTGMVILASGVWTEKFLHEFQHADTVVIRGDYNEHQKADKEKVAAYLADKDAVHIQPYSGAIAVKDGRLSGKGFTILNARSFAEDVRFYKDEKAFNGFVHVAGGKITTDVVLKGRSRLHTVELTTAAFSRGWLASFGPYIVAIGLLLFAFSTAVAWSYYGDRAIFYLFGLKGVLPYRFAYVIGFFIASFVDTTLVWDLSAVTIVLMAMPNLIGILMLHKDMKQSVRAYWDRFHSSQVK; this comes from the coding sequence GTGAATGAGTTTCGAGAGTTTCTGCATCTTGCCGCCCGAGTGCTCGGATCAGAGAGCTATTTCCCGTTTCTGCTGCTGGGTACTGGGCTATTTTTCACGATCTATTTGGGCCTGCCGCAGTTTCGGTACTTCGCGCATGCGTTACGCGTGGTGAGCGGTCATTACACCAAACCGGGTGAGGAAGGTGACACCACCCATTTTCAGGCGCTCTCTACCGCGCTCTCGGGCACAGTAGGAACGGGAAACATCGCCGGGGTGGGATTTGCGATCTATCTCGGAGGACCCGCGGCATTGTTCTGGATGTGGGCGACGGCGTTTTTAGGCATGGCAACCAAGTTTGTCGAGGTCACCCTATCGCATAAGTATCGAGTCAAAGCAGACGATGGAAGCATGGCTGGCGGCCCCATGTTTTACATGGAGCGCAAGCTTAAACTCAAATGGCTCGCCGTGTTGTTTGCCGCAGCGACAGTGATCAGTTCTTTCGGAACAGGCAGTCTTCCTCAGATTAATAGCATCGCCATGGCCATGCACACCACATTTGGGGTTTCGCGCATCACTACCGGCGCCGTGCTGTCTCTGGTTCTTCTCATAGTTGTCGTGGGCGGCATACGCCGCATCGCGCACTTTGCAGAAGCCGTCGTGCCCTTGATGGCGCTCGTGTATATCGTGGGTGCGCTTGCCGTGATCCTTCCTAACCTCCACAATCTTTGGCCATCGTTTTTGTCGGTTTGGAGCGGGGCATTCAGCGGCACGGCCATCACGGGTGGGTTCCTTGGGGCAAGCTTTTCATTCGCCTTTAGCCAGGGCTGTCAGCGGGGGCTATACTCCAATGAGGCTGGTCAAGGTTCCGCTCCCATTGCGCATGCCTCCGCCAAGGGTGAAAGCCCCGTATCGGAAGGGATGGTCTCGCTACTTGAGCCCTTCATCGACACACTATTGATTTGCACATTGACTGGCATGGTGATTCTCGCGTCGGGTGTGTGGACGGAGAAGTTCCTCCATGAGTTTCAACACGCAGACACGGTGGTTATTCGGGGGGATTATAACGAGCATCAAAAGGCGGATAAAGAAAAGGTCGCCGCGTATCTGGCGGATAAAGACGCGGTGCACATCCAGCCCTACAGCGGTGCGATCGCAGTCAAGGATGGGCGCCTGAGCGGCAAAGGATTCACCATACTTAATGCCCGCTCTTTTGCGGAGGACGTGCGGTTTTACAAAGACGAGAAGGCCTTTAATGGATTTGTGCATGTGGCCGGCGGGAAAATCACGACGGATGTGGTGCTAAAGGGCAGGTCTCGACTTCACACCGTGGAGCTAACAACCGCAGCGTTCTCACGAGGGTGGCTGGCGTCCTTCGGTCCGTATATAGTGGCCATAGGACTTTTACTCTTTGCGTTTTCCACGGCGGTGGCGTGGTCCTATTATGGCGACCGCGCGATTTTTTACTTGTTTGGACTCAAGGGAGTCTTGCCGTACCGATTTGCCTACGTGATTGGATTTTTCATAGCGTCGTTTGTGGATACGACTTTGGTGTGGGATCTTTCAGCGGTCACTATTGTGCTGATGGCGATGCCTAACCTTATTGGTATACTCATGCTACACAAAGATATGAAACAATCGGTCCGCGCATATTGGGATCGTTTTCACTCTTCGCAGGTTAAATAG
- the ilvD gene encoding dihydroxy-acid dehydratase → MSRRLPINRHSKRITQPPSQGASQAMLYATGLGPDDMDKAQVGISSMWFEGNPCNMHLLDLAEEVKAGVIGAGMVGLRFNTIGVSDGISMGTDGMSYSLQSRDLIADSIETVMAAQWYDANISLPGCDKNMPGCVMAMLRLNRPSLMVYGGTISAGHSATGRSLDIVSAFQSYGELLTERITETERRDIVRHACPGAGACGGMYTANTMASAIEAMGMSLPYSASTPALAAEKKVECRNAGAAIRNLLEQNITPRDIVTKKALENAIVLITVLGGSTNAVLHLLAIAHAARVPLTMDDFKRVGARTPVLGDFKPSGRFVMEDLAKVGGVPAVMKLLLEREMLHGECLTVTGKTLAENLRDVPPLSEGQEVILPFANPIKAHGHICILRGSLAPEGAVAKITGKEGFYFSGPAKVFDSEEAMLLAVEAGNIRKGDVIVIRYEGPKGGPGMPEMLSPTSVIMGAGLGNDVALITDGRFSGGSHGFIIGHVSPEAQEGGPIALVQNGDIINIDAEANTIDLKVELAELEKRRKAWVAPPLKTTTGTLYRYVSSVSSASLGCLTDLEPNGVLSVKGT, encoded by the coding sequence ATGTCACGACGGCTGCCCATCAATCGCCATAGTAAGCGCATCACTCAACCACCGTCCCAGGGCGCTTCTCAAGCCATGCTGTATGCGACGGGGCTTGGCCCGGATGATATGGACAAAGCGCAGGTGGGTATTTCCAGCATGTGGTTTGAGGGCAATCCTTGCAACATGCATCTGCTCGATCTGGCAGAAGAAGTTAAGGCCGGCGTTATCGGCGCGGGGATGGTCGGCCTGCGGTTTAACACCATTGGTGTGTCTGACGGCATATCCATGGGGACCGATGGCATGAGCTATTCGCTCCAATCACGCGATCTGATCGCTGACAGCATTGAAACCGTCATGGCTGCACAATGGTACGACGCAAACATTTCGCTGCCTGGCTGTGACAAGAACATGCCGGGTTGCGTCATGGCGATGCTGCGCCTCAATCGGCCTTCGCTGATGGTGTACGGGGGAACAATCAGCGCAGGGCATAGCGCCACGGGAAGATCACTTGACATCGTGTCCGCTTTTCAGTCTTACGGTGAATTGCTGACTGAGCGCATCACGGAAACAGAACGCCGTGACATCGTGCGACATGCATGCCCGGGCGCCGGAGCGTGCGGGGGAATGTACACAGCCAATACGATGGCCTCGGCCATAGAGGCCATGGGTATGTCGTTGCCATACAGCGCATCAACCCCGGCGCTAGCCGCCGAAAAGAAGGTTGAATGTCGGAACGCAGGAGCCGCCATTCGAAATCTACTCGAACAGAACATCACACCGAGGGATATCGTCACGAAGAAGGCACTCGAAAACGCCATTGTTCTAATCACCGTATTGGGTGGGTCCACCAACGCCGTGCTCCATCTCTTAGCCATCGCACATGCGGCGCGGGTGCCGCTCACGATGGATGACTTTAAGAGGGTGGGCGCTCGAACGCCAGTGTTGGGGGATTTTAAGCCCAGTGGGCGTTTCGTCATGGAAGATCTCGCAAAAGTGGGTGGCGTTCCGGCGGTGATGAAACTGCTCCTTGAGCGCGAGATGCTTCACGGCGAATGTCTGACGGTGACGGGCAAGACATTGGCGGAAAACCTACGCGATGTACCCCCTTTGAGTGAGGGGCAGGAAGTCATCTTGCCTTTTGCGAACCCGATTAAGGCCCATGGCCATATTTGCATCTTGCGCGGTTCCTTGGCACCGGAAGGGGCCGTCGCCAAGATAACCGGCAAAGAAGGCTTCTACTTTTCCGGGCCCGCGAAAGTGTTTGATTCCGAAGAAGCCATGCTGCTCGCTGTGGAGGCCGGTAACATCCGTAAGGGCGATGTCATCGTCATTCGTTATGAGGGCCCCAAAGGTGGACCGGGCATGCCAGAGATGCTGTCACCGACCTCCGTGATTATGGGTGCAGGGCTTGGTAACGATGTGGCGCTCATCACAGACGGACGTTTCTCGGGCGGCTCGCATGGTTTCATCATTGGACATGTAAGCCCTGAAGCGCAGGAGGGAGGGCCCATTGCGTTGGTACAAAATGGTGACATCATCAACATCGACGCAGAAGCTAATACGATTGATCTCAAGGTCGAGTTGGCAGAACTCGAGAAGCGCCGCAAGGCATGGGTCGCGCCCCCGCTCAAGACGACAACCGGGACACTTTATCGTTACGTAAGCAGCGTGAGCTCCGCCTCATTGGGCTGCTTGACTGATCTCGAACCCAATGGCGTTCTTTCCGTCAAGGGCACTTGA
- the putP gene encoding sodium/proline symporter PutP, whose product MLVIGIRFYHSTDSLSDYILGGRGLNAPVTALSAGASDMSGWLILGLPGALYAGGASNVWMAVGLVIGAYLNWLFVAPRLRVATERSNDALTLPDYMEYHFSDRSRILRIVSALVILVFFTIYTSAGLVSGALLFEATFHFDYHVALCSGAAVIVAYTFLGGFNAVSWTDFFQGILMLIALLVVPGLLFSMLGVGQVAHNLTRTVWFEKGTLGTISLMAWGLGYFGQPHILVRFMSLRHVSDMPMARRIGMGWMILCLVGAMSTGWLGQVYFANAPLIEPEKVFLVLAQVLFNPWVTGLLLAAVLAAIMSTVSAQLLVCAATVTEDFYHAFIHRDASQRELVWLGRGAVLTIASIALLLGLDPKSKVLDLVAYAWAGFGASFGPAILCMLLWKQTTRVGVLVGIVVGATTVVVWKQLHGGIFDLYELAPGFVLSGLSIIAIGVIESASSSGGRL is encoded by the coding sequence ATGTTGGTCATTGGTATCCGCTTTTACCACAGCACGGATAGTCTTTCCGACTACATTTTGGGTGGCCGAGGCCTTAATGCCCCTGTAACTGCCCTAAGTGCCGGGGCATCGGACATGAGTGGATGGCTCATTTTGGGCTTACCGGGCGCTTTATATGCCGGAGGCGCGTCCAATGTGTGGATGGCTGTGGGGCTCGTCATAGGTGCTTACTTGAACTGGTTGTTCGTCGCGCCCCGCTTGCGGGTTGCTACGGAGCGGAGCAACGACGCGCTAACGCTGCCCGACTATATGGAATATCACTTCTCAGATCGCTCTCGCATTTTGCGTATCGTATCCGCATTGGTGATCCTCGTCTTCTTTACGATCTACACATCAGCGGGGTTAGTCAGCGGCGCGCTCTTATTCGAAGCCACGTTTCACTTCGACTACCATGTTGCCTTATGTTCCGGCGCGGCGGTCATTGTGGCATACACGTTTTTAGGTGGCTTTAATGCTGTAAGTTGGACCGATTTCTTTCAAGGCATCCTCATGCTCATAGCCCTCCTAGTCGTGCCGGGGTTGCTCTTCTCTATGCTCGGGGTGGGACAAGTCGCCCACAATCTCACGCGCACAGTGTGGTTCGAGAAGGGAACGCTGGGCACAATCTCTCTTATGGCGTGGGGATTGGGCTACTTCGGTCAGCCACACATTTTGGTGAGATTTATGTCGCTTAGGCATGTCTCGGACATGCCGATGGCGCGACGTATCGGCATGGGCTGGATGATCCTGTGCCTGGTTGGGGCGATGTCAACCGGGTGGTTAGGCCAAGTGTATTTCGCCAACGCTCCACTAATAGAACCAGAAAAGGTATTTCTTGTCTTGGCTCAGGTGCTCTTTAATCCCTGGGTTACGGGACTTCTTTTGGCCGCTGTGCTCGCTGCAATTATGAGCACTGTCTCTGCCCAACTTTTGGTGTGCGCTGCCACGGTCACTGAAGATTTCTATCACGCGTTTATTCACCGCGACGCATCCCAGCGTGAACTGGTCTGGCTCGGTCGCGGTGCTGTTCTGACGATCGCGTCCATCGCGCTCCTGTTGGGATTGGATCCGAAGAGCAAGGTGCTTGACCTCGTCGCGTACGCATGGGCAGGCTTTGGCGCATCCTTTGGGCCTGCCATCTTGTGTATGTTGCTTTGGAAGCAGACCACCCGAGTGGGTGTACTCGTCGGAATCGTGGTGGGTGCGACTACCGTGGTTGTGTGGAAACAGCTTCATGGGGGAATCTTTGACCTGTACGAGCTCGCACCGGGATTTGTATTGAGCGGCTTGAGTATCATCGCCATTGGCGTTATAGAGAGCGCTTCATCCTCTGGAGGTCGATTATGA
- a CDS encoding YceI family protein, whose translation MRIRLLAVLLIFWLIPVVALAEAWKIDPDHSSAGFAVRHLMVTTVRGTIQGIKGKVDLDEKKPTASMVDVTLDTATLSTQNKKRDEHLKGPDFLDVKKYPTIRFVSTKITKAGKDWKVTGDLTIRGVTKPVTLKAQVTEAVASPFGTTVRGVEATTTIKRSAFGMTWNKSLDKGGVLVGDDVEIQINLELQK comes from the coding sequence ATGAGAATTAGGTTGCTAGCTGTGCTCTTGATATTCTGGCTCATTCCGGTTGTGGCGCTCGCTGAGGCCTGGAAAATAGACCCAGACCATAGCTCGGCAGGTTTTGCTGTTCGACATCTGATGGTCACGACCGTGCGCGGCACGATTCAGGGCATCAAGGGCAAGGTGGACTTGGACGAGAAAAAGCCCACTGCCAGCATGGTGGATGTGACCCTCGACACGGCCACGCTCAGCACCCAAAATAAAAAGCGTGACGAGCATTTGAAAGGTCCGGATTTCCTCGACGTCAAAAAGTATCCGACCATCCGTTTCGTGAGCACCAAGATCACAAAGGCCGGGAAAGACTGGAAGGTCACCGGTGACCTTACCATTCGAGGCGTCACCAAACCGGTCACCTTAAAGGCCCAAGTCACCGAGGCCGTAGCAAGCCCTTTTGGGACGACGGTTCGTGGCGTCGAGGCCACCACCACTATCAAGCGCAGCGCCTTCGGCATGACGTGGAACAAGTCTCTCGATAAGGGCGGTGTTTTGGTGGGCGATGATGTCGAGATTCAGATCAATCTCGAGTTGCAAAAATAA
- a CDS encoding acetylornithine/succinylornithine family transaminase — protein MPSHDDLIAAAKGAFTANMRPAPIVFERGKGCRLWDVTGREYLDLCAGIAVVSVGHSHPTLVSALQDQCAQLMHVSNLFFNDKVIALAKALTDRTMFDRVYFSNSGTEAIEALIKLARRYHHDQGRTERRGFIAAERSFHGRTMGALSLTGQPKYQVGMGPLLEPVSLVPFGDLNALEAAINPSTAAVILEPVQAEGGIFEATPHYLRGVREMCDRHQILLFLDEVQTGYGRTGKFLASEWSGIIPDGCALAKGMGGGFPIGGIAVKEFLKDGLPPGSHATTFGGNALAAAAGLAVLKIFDDESILLHVQKVGAYLGTRLEALRASLPEGVVTEQRGLGLLQGLALHDRVDAQAALARIRDGGVLLSLAGGQVLRFSPPLVVSEAEIDEGLQVVADVLSRTRPAE, from the coding sequence ATGCCATCCCATGACGACTTAATCGCCGCCGCAAAAGGCGCTTTTACCGCAAATATGCGTCCTGCGCCCATCGTGTTCGAGCGCGGGAAGGGCTGCAGGCTTTGGGATGTCACCGGCCGCGAGTACTTGGATCTATGCGCCGGAATTGCCGTGGTGTCTGTAGGGCATAGCCATCCCACCTTAGTAAGTGCGTTGCAAGATCAGTGCGCACAACTGATGCACGTCTCCAACTTATTTTTCAACGACAAGGTGATTGCGTTGGCCAAAGCGCTAACAGATCGCACCATGTTTGATCGCGTGTACTTTTCCAACAGTGGAACTGAAGCCATCGAAGCGCTGATCAAACTCGCCCGACGCTACCACCATGATCAAGGTCGCACGGAGCGCCGAGGTTTCATCGCTGCCGAGCGCAGCTTTCATGGGCGCACCATGGGAGCGCTCAGTTTGACAGGTCAGCCCAAGTATCAGGTTGGAATGGGGCCTCTCCTTGAGCCGGTGAGTTTGGTTCCCTTCGGCGACTTGAACGCGCTTGAGGCAGCGATCAATCCGAGCACCGCAGCAGTGATTTTAGAGCCTGTTCAAGCAGAGGGCGGCATTTTTGAGGCCACCCCGCACTATTTGCGCGGCGTGCGCGAGATGTGCGATCGCCACCAGATCCTGCTTTTCCTTGACGAGGTACAAACCGGCTATGGGCGCACGGGCAAGTTCCTGGCCTCCGAGTGGAGCGGAATTATACCAGATGGCTGTGCATTGGCCAAAGGGATGGGAGGCGGATTTCCCATCGGCGGCATAGCGGTCAAAGAGTTCCTCAAAGATGGGTTGCCGCCAGGGAGTCATGCGACAACCTTTGGGGGCAATGCCCTAGCGGCCGCGGCAGGCTTGGCGGTATTAAAGATATTTGACGATGAGAGCATCCTTCTTCATGTGCAGAAGGTCGGCGCGTATTTGGGTACACGTCTAGAGGCGCTCCGGGCCTCGCTCCCTGAGGGAGTGGTCACTGAACAGCGCGGGCTGGGTTTGTTGCAAGGGCTCGCGCTTCATGATCGCGTAGATGCACAGGCTGCGTTGGCCCGGATTCGGGATGGCGGCGTCTTGCTATCCCTCGCCGGCGGACAAGTCCTAAGGTTTTCCCCTCCTCTCGTTGTGAGTGAGGCGGAGATCGACGAGGGACTTCAGGTGGTGGCAGATGTGCTTTCCCGAACGAGGCCCGCGGAATGA
- a CDS encoding TlpA family protein disulfide reductase, with product MDRLQTIVIAFAGCLLLACSAKGSKPPEEAASRVNAVASKTEIVSLEAFCDVRAPLSKAKTFHLPALADGKKSRVFAGWRWTNVWATWCEPCIEEMPMLMQWETKLQRQGRKLDLEFLSVDSTQELVMRFRSSHPETPDGVRISDFGLLPDWLSSLGLDEGATIPIHIITNPSNQVRCVRTGAINETDYPAILEVLSQG from the coding sequence ATGGATCGATTGCAGACTATAGTTATCGCGTTTGCGGGGTGCTTGCTCCTGGCATGCAGCGCCAAGGGCAGCAAGCCGCCCGAGGAAGCAGCGTCTCGGGTCAATGCCGTGGCGTCAAAGACAGAAATAGTGTCCCTCGAGGCCTTTTGCGATGTCCGCGCCCCATTATCCAAGGCCAAGACCTTTCATTTGCCAGCGCTTGCGGACGGCAAGAAGTCACGCGTATTTGCGGGCTGGCGTTGGACCAACGTATGGGCGACGTGGTGCGAGCCGTGTATCGAGGAGATGCCGATGTTGATGCAATGGGAGACTAAGCTCCAGCGGCAAGGGAGAAAACTTGATCTCGAGTTCCTCTCGGTGGATAGCACCCAGGAATTGGTGATGCGATTCAGGAGCAGCCACCCAGAAACTCCGGATGGTGTGCGTATCTCGGACTTTGGGCTATTGCCCGATTGGTTGAGTTCTCTGGGGTTGGATGAAGGAGCAACAATCCCCATTCACATCATTACCAATCCTTCGAACCAGGTGCGCTGTGTGCGAACGGGCGCGATCAATGAGACGGATTACCCCGCCATCCTAGAAGTGCTGTCTCAAGGATAG
- the argF gene encoding ornithine carbamoyltransferase, which yields MISRHLLTLLDLGADGLRSVLRRAHELKSLRGKEEHPRSLAHKSVVILLEKASTRTRVSFEVGIHELGGHPVVLEAKDIQLHRGETIEDTAQVLSRYVHAIIYRTHGHERAEALAKSASVPIINGLSDTYHPCQILADLMTVEETVARPLSELKVVWIGDGNNIAHSWINASALLGFELVLATPAAYAPDPRVLSRATAMPPCRVHLTEDVASAVRGADVVSTDVWTSMGQESEKQQRHAVFAPYTVTESMMRKAKRDAIFLHCLPAHRGEEVDAAVIDGAASRVWQEAENRLHAQKALLERLLADP from the coding sequence ATGATCAGCCGCCATCTGCTTACGTTGCTGGATCTTGGCGCAGATGGTCTGCGATCTGTGTTGCGCCGGGCCCATGAGCTCAAGTCGCTACGTGGCAAAGAAGAGCATCCTCGGTCGCTTGCGCACAAAAGCGTGGTCATCCTTTTGGAGAAGGCCTCGACACGCACGCGGGTATCCTTTGAAGTCGGGATCCATGAGCTCGGTGGCCACCCCGTGGTGCTCGAAGCCAAGGACATCCAGCTCCACCGGGGCGAGACCATCGAGGATACGGCCCAGGTACTTTCTCGGTATGTTCACGCCATCATCTATCGTACCCACGGACACGAGCGTGCAGAGGCATTGGCAAAAAGCGCCTCGGTACCCATCATCAATGGACTTTCGGACACCTATCACCCGTGTCAGATTTTGGCTGATCTCATGACTGTCGAGGAGACTGTGGCGCGACCGCTCTCGGAGCTAAAGGTGGTATGGATTGGTGATGGCAATAACATCGCGCACTCCTGGATTAACGCCTCGGCGTTGCTTGGCTTTGAGCTCGTCTTAGCGACGCCGGCGGCCTATGCGCCCGATCCACGGGTGCTTTCCCGTGCCACAGCCATGCCCCCATGCCGTGTGCATCTCACCGAGGATGTGGCGAGTGCTGTCAGGGGGGCGGATGTAGTTTCAACCGACGTTTGGACCAGCATGGGGCAAGAATCCGAGAAACAGCAGCGCCACGCAGTATTCGCCCCGTATACGGTGACCGAATCGATGATGAGAAAAGCAAAGAGAGACGCTATATTTCTCCACTGCTTGCCGGCCCATCGTGGAGAAGAGGTAGATGCTGCGGTTATCGACGGAGCGGCATCGCGCGTATGGCAAGAAGCGGAAAACCGCTTGCATGCTCAGAAGGCGCTGCTTGAGCGACTACTTGCCGATCCATGA